The proteins below are encoded in one region of Aquisphaera giovannonii:
- a CDS encoding S1/P1 nuclease, translating into MMGRPPRRDVTFARRATSAWAFGAALAAVTIGLAAPGPALGWGRNAHRAATRVAESRLTPEARAAVRELLEPGESLVDASTWADENSRNIPGSANWHFVNVPIASPRYTPADCRGNCVVSRLEEFRRILADRNAPRARRQMALRYVVHLVEDAHQPLHVGDRRDRGGNNVQLTFFRDDFTNLHQVWDSGLLREGYRGERALADALFDLARLPAARDWTKGGVEDWVNESLEAARQAYKVPGSGETLRSGMRIGREYEEANLPVATRRLAQAGVRLSEILNEALMPPRKNAVPAPHFPRPGQSRPVPTPPPAGIRGNG; encoded by the coding sequence ATGATGGGCAGGCCACCGCGGCGGGACGTCACATTCGCTCGTCGGGCGACGTCGGCCTGGGCGTTCGGGGCCGCGCTGGCCGCCGTGACCATCGGACTGGCGGCGCCGGGCCCGGCACTCGGATGGGGCCGCAACGCACACCGGGCGGCGACCCGCGTCGCCGAGTCCCGCCTGACGCCCGAGGCTCGCGCGGCGGTCCGCGAGCTGCTCGAGCCCGGCGAGTCCCTGGTCGACGCGTCCACCTGGGCCGACGAGAACAGCCGGAACATCCCCGGCAGCGCGAACTGGCACTTCGTGAACGTACCCATCGCGTCGCCGCGATACACGCCCGCGGACTGCCGCGGCAATTGCGTGGTCTCCCGGCTGGAGGAGTTCCGGCGCATCCTCGCCGACCGGAACGCCCCGAGGGCTCGACGGCAGATGGCGCTGCGGTACGTCGTGCATCTGGTGGAGGACGCCCACCAGCCGCTCCACGTCGGCGACCGCCGAGACCGCGGCGGGAACAACGTGCAGCTCACCTTCTTCCGCGACGACTTCACGAATCTCCACCAGGTGTGGGACTCGGGCCTCCTGCGCGAAGGCTACCGCGGCGAGCGGGCGCTCGCCGACGCGCTCTTCGACCTGGCCCGCCTGCCGGCGGCGCGCGACTGGACGAAGGGGGGCGTCGAGGACTGGGTCAACGAGAGCCTGGAGGCGGCCAGGCAGGCCTACAAGGTCCCCGGATCGGGCGAGACCCTCCGCAGCGGCATGAGGATCGGGCGCGAGTACGAGGAGGCGAACCTGCCCGTGGCGACGAGGCGGCTGGCCCAGGCGGGTGTCCGCCTTTCGGAGATCCTCAACGAGGCCCTCATGCCGCCCAGGAAGAACGCCGTGCCGGCCCCGCATTTCCCGAGGCCCGGGCAGTCGCGACCCGTGCCCACGCCGCCCCCGGCCGGGATCCGGGGGAACGGCTGA
- a CDS encoding HAD family hydrolase, whose product MTPLALLLDFDGVVADTENHHVAAWQRTLAALGWMVPDAIASRAAEADDRDFLRGLFAEAGIEDADLDGWIARKQALTRELLRHSPRVYPGVHQLVERLRGRAKLGVVSGTWRENVEAVLESAGLADAFDVIVAKEDVKAPKPDPEGYATAVRLLGVKPKRAAALEDSPAGVAAAREAGLTCLAVGHRREFGPWVGDTIYFTGLEPVSMILRHLGWEDSTGAEGR is encoded by the coding sequence ATGACGCCGCTCGCATTGCTGCTCGATTTCGACGGCGTGGTCGCGGACACGGAGAATCACCACGTCGCGGCCTGGCAGCGGACCCTCGCCGCGTTGGGCTGGATGGTCCCGGACGCGATCGCGTCGCGGGCGGCGGAGGCCGACGATCGGGACTTCCTCCGCGGCCTGTTCGCGGAGGCGGGCATCGAGGATGCGGACCTGGACGGCTGGATCGCCCGGAAGCAGGCGCTGACCCGGGAGTTGCTCCGCCACTCGCCGAGGGTCTATCCGGGGGTCCACCAGCTCGTGGAGAGGCTCCGGGGGCGGGCGAAGCTGGGTGTGGTCAGCGGGACCTGGAGGGAGAACGTCGAGGCGGTCCTGGAATCGGCCGGCCTCGCGGACGCCTTCGACGTGATCGTCGCCAAGGAGGACGTGAAGGCACCCAAGCCGGACCCGGAAGGCTACGCGACGGCGGTGCGACTCCTCGGGGTCAAGCCTAAGCGCGCCGCCGCCCTGGAGGATTCCCCGGCCGGCGTGGCGGCCGCGCGAGAGGCCGGGCTCACCTGCCTGGCCGTGGGCCATCGTCGCGAGTTCGGCCCCTGGGTCGGTGATACCATCTATTTCACGGGACTCGAGCCGGTCTCGATGATCCTCCGCCATCTCGGCTGGGAGGACTCCACCGGGGCCGAGGGACGCTGA
- a CDS encoding SEC-C domain-containing protein produces MALVDPYEPCPCGSGKKYKWCCQKAETYLERSIRLEDTAQADAVLAPIEEGLAKLPGNNMLLLRKATYLASLERDEEAVKALDIILSRDPANPAALDTLARLVLTEEGPTPIVARLQDALKSADAGARARLGELALMLGDALARHGDIPAALKHIELAAEITDRQEDLAAEARQILADYRRDPRFTPWLKQPLALSLPPDGLDPHAVETFNQALGWAKDGLWDSAAAAFELLSANPDAARVADRNLGICRLWLAEDAAATAALRRSIAGLPATTEAVDTAVLIELIDPATDPEPVEEVSLTWPIRDRHDLLARLKGNEAVAQEDTPPSEEPGDPDPDTVVFLLLDLPKPRDTEGLSPEKIPVARAEIAVGAESVRLVTFDDGRLNSVMDQFTSIAGTSVPPSHPKTKAIRRADRSEVATEWRWYLPPDLDEDEVRRLETERLVHFYRERWADIPQAVLGGKSPAQLAGAGNAEVPLRAAVLILEAANVGIPVDWAALRARLNIPAEPPIDPASVAIGEVPVGRLHLVPVEGLDDDRLVALDRLATTYGLTGTALACCKEIVRRGTPIANGKISPVATYTTLIGDAVRRGDREAAFQALADGRAASIAAGTAAAEAAWDLTQFQLSVRFEQPDTWVPLLVSLTERYKGDRGFTQVMSSLLVQMGLLRPVPVRDRPGEFAMDTRLLERLIGLYGPKVQAASDYLGISATKGGIWTPGGSEGKGGGAIWTPGSDATAPEQGGDKPRIILAR; encoded by the coding sequence ATGGCCCTGGTCGATCCCTACGAACCCTGCCCCTGCGGGAGCGGCAAGAAGTACAAGTGGTGCTGCCAGAAGGCGGAGACGTACCTCGAGCGTTCCATCCGGCTCGAGGACACGGCGCAAGCGGATGCCGTGCTGGCTCCGATCGAGGAGGGGCTCGCCAAGCTGCCCGGCAACAACATGCTGCTCCTCCGCAAGGCGACGTACCTCGCTTCGCTGGAGCGCGATGAGGAAGCCGTCAAGGCGCTCGACATCATCCTGTCTCGGGATCCGGCCAACCCGGCCGCGCTGGACACGCTCGCCCGCCTGGTCCTCACCGAAGAGGGTCCGACCCCGATCGTCGCCCGATTGCAGGACGCGCTGAAGTCGGCCGACGCGGGCGCGCGGGCGCGGCTCGGCGAGTTGGCCTTGATGCTCGGAGACGCCCTCGCCCGGCATGGAGATATCCCGGCGGCCCTCAAGCACATCGAGCTGGCCGCGGAGATCACCGATCGGCAGGAGGACCTCGCCGCGGAGGCGAGGCAGATCCTGGCGGACTATCGCAGAGACCCTAGGTTCACCCCGTGGCTGAAGCAGCCCCTGGCCCTCTCCTTGCCTCCCGACGGGCTGGATCCCCACGCCGTCGAGACGTTCAACCAGGCGCTGGGCTGGGCCAAGGACGGCCTCTGGGATTCCGCGGCGGCCGCCTTCGAATTGCTCTCCGCGAACCCCGACGCGGCCCGCGTCGCGGACCGCAACCTCGGCATCTGCCGGCTCTGGCTTGCCGAGGATGCGGCGGCCACCGCGGCGTTGCGACGCTCGATCGCGGGCCTGCCGGCGACGACCGAGGCCGTGGACACCGCCGTCCTGATCGAGCTGATCGATCCCGCCACGGATCCGGAGCCCGTCGAGGAGGTTTCCCTCACCTGGCCGATCCGGGATCGGCACGACCTGCTCGCCCGCCTCAAGGGCAATGAAGCCGTCGCGCAGGAGGACACGCCGCCGTCGGAGGAGCCCGGCGATCCCGATCCCGACACGGTGGTGTTCCTCCTGCTGGATCTGCCGAAACCTCGGGATACGGAGGGTCTGTCCCCGGAGAAGATCCCGGTAGCCCGTGCCGAGATCGCCGTGGGGGCCGAGTCCGTGCGGCTCGTCACGTTCGACGACGGGCGTCTGAACTCGGTCATGGACCAGTTCACCTCGATCGCCGGGACGTCGGTCCCGCCCTCACATCCGAAGACCAAGGCCATCCGGCGCGCCGACCGGTCCGAGGTCGCCACGGAATGGCGCTGGTATCTCCCCCCGGACCTCGACGAGGACGAGGTGCGGAGGTTGGAGACCGAGAGGCTCGTCCACTTCTACCGTGAACGCTGGGCCGACATCCCGCAGGCGGTCCTCGGCGGCAAGTCCCCCGCCCAGCTCGCCGGGGCCGGCAACGCCGAGGTGCCCCTCCGCGCCGCGGTGCTGATCCTCGAGGCGGCCAACGTCGGCATCCCCGTGGATTGGGCCGCACTCCGCGCCCGGCTGAACATCCCGGCCGAGCCGCCGATCGATCCCGCGTCCGTTGCGATCGGCGAGGTCCCGGTCGGGCGCCTCCACCTCGTCCCCGTCGAGGGCCTGGACGACGATCGCCTGGTCGCGTTGGACCGACTCGCGACGACTTACGGATTGACGGGGACGGCCCTGGCCTGCTGCAAGGAGATCGTCCGCCGGGGGACACCCATCGCCAACGGCAAGATTTCCCCGGTCGCAACCTATACGACCCTGATCGGCGACGCCGTGCGGAGGGGGGACCGCGAGGCCGCCTTCCAGGCCCTCGCGGACGGCCGAGCCGCCTCGATCGCTGCGGGGACCGCCGCGGCGGAGGCGGCCTGGGACCTGACCCAGTTCCAGCTCTCCGTCCGCTTCGAGCAGCCGGACACCTGGGTCCCCCTGCTCGTGTCGCTGACCGAGCGGTACAAGGGCGATCGAGGCTTTACTCAAGTCATGTCGTCGCTCCTCGTGCAGATGGGTCTGCTGCGCCCCGTCCCGGTCCGGGACCGGCCGGGCGAATTCGCCATGGACACGCGGCTCCTGGAGAGGCTGATCGGCCTCTACGGCCCCAAGGTCCAGGCCGCCTCCGATTACCTCGGGATCTCCGCGACCAAGGGGGGGATCTGGACCCCGGGCGGCTCCGAGGGCAAGGGAGGCGGGGCGATCTGGACCCCGGGTTCGGACGCGACGGCTCCCGAGCAGGGCGGCGACAAGCCCCGGATCATCCTGGCGCGGTGA
- a CDS encoding aspartate-semialdehyde dehydrogenase, with amino-acid sequence MKNVAVVGATGAVGDRMVRLLEERGFPVGAIKFLASERSAGKSVTFRGKDHPVEPIHKDAFRGVDIVLSSTPGGVSKEWSPVAAAAGAVVVDNSSAFRMDPEVPLVVPEVNPQDVARNKGIIANPNCSTIQMVVALKPLHDAAKVRRVIVSTYQSVSGAGMKGIRELESQAEASVNGADIPAPSKFAHPIIGNCLPHIDDFLPGGYTKEEMKMVNETRKIMGDPTIDVCPTCVRVPVPYSHSESILVETERPITVEQAHELWRNAPGVILLDDPARAEYPLAADANGRDEVFVGRVRRDLSRPNALLFWCVSDNLRKGAATNAVQIAEELLKLEPARA; translated from the coding sequence GTGAAGAACGTCGCCGTCGTCGGGGCCACCGGGGCCGTGGGTGATCGGATGGTCCGCCTGCTCGAGGAGCGTGGATTCCCCGTCGGGGCGATCAAGTTCCTGGCCTCCGAGCGCAGCGCGGGCAAGTCGGTGACGTTCCGCGGCAAGGATCATCCGGTGGAGCCGATCCACAAGGACGCCTTCCGCGGGGTCGACATCGTCCTCTCGAGCACGCCCGGCGGGGTCTCCAAGGAATGGAGCCCGGTGGCCGCGGCCGCCGGCGCGGTGGTCGTGGACAATTCCTCGGCCTTCCGCATGGATCCGGAGGTCCCGCTGGTCGTGCCGGAGGTGAATCCGCAGGACGTCGCCCGCAATAAAGGGATCATCGCCAATCCCAATTGCTCGACGATCCAGATGGTGGTCGCCCTCAAGCCGCTCCACGACGCGGCGAAGGTCCGACGCGTGATCGTGAGCACCTACCAGTCGGTGTCCGGCGCGGGGATGAAGGGCATCCGCGAGCTGGAATCGCAGGCGGAGGCCTCGGTGAACGGGGCGGACATCCCGGCCCCGTCGAAATTCGCCCACCCGATCATCGGGAACTGCCTACCGCACATCGACGACTTCCTCCCGGGCGGGTACACCAAGGAGGAGATGAAGATGGTCAATGAGACCCGCAAGATCATGGGAGATCCCACCATCGACGTCTGCCCGACCTGCGTGCGGGTGCCCGTCCCGTACTCCCACAGCGAGTCCATCCTCGTGGAGACCGAGCGTCCGATCACCGTGGAGCAGGCGCACGAGCTCTGGCGCAACGCACCCGGCGTGATCCTCCTGGACGACCCGGCGAGGGCCGAGTACCCGCTGGCCGCGGACGCCAACGGCCGCGACGAGGTCTTCGTCGGCCGCGTCCGCCGGGACCTCAGCCGCCCGAATGCCCTGCTCTTCTGGTGCGTCAGCGACAACCTCCGCAAGGGCGCCGCGACCAACGCCGTCCAGATCGCGGAGGAGCTGCTCAAGCTGGAGCCGGCCCGGGCCTGA
- a CDS encoding sugar phosphate isomerase/epimerase family protein, with amino-acid sequence MSRPVTLFTGQWADLPLEEICQKASKWGYDGIELPCWGDHFNVQKALSDESYCKGRHDLLGKYGLKVWAISNHLVGQAVCDLIDERHKLILPEHVWGDGKPEAVRQRAAKEMMDTARAAQKLGVKVVNGFTGSSIWHLLYSFPPVSDAMIEAGYKDLADRWNPILDVFKECGIRFGLEVHPTEIAFDLYSAELALKALNHRPEFGFNFDPSHLLWQMVDSVEFLRAFPDRIYHFHVKDAARTLNGKSGILGSHLNFGDPRRGWDFRSPGRGQVDFDAIARTLNDIGYAGPLSVEWEDPGMDREYGAAEAARFVKERMGFKSAGRLFDSAFAEGQAKK; translated from the coding sequence ATGTCACGTCCCGTCACGCTCTTCACCGGCCAGTGGGCCGACCTGCCCCTCGAAGAGATCTGCCAGAAGGCCAGCAAGTGGGGCTACGACGGCATCGAGCTGCCCTGCTGGGGCGATCACTTCAACGTGCAGAAGGCCCTGAGCGACGAGTCGTACTGCAAGGGGCGGCACGACCTCCTGGGCAAGTACGGGCTGAAGGTCTGGGCGATCTCCAACCACCTGGTCGGGCAGGCGGTCTGCGACCTCATCGACGAGCGGCACAAGCTCATCCTCCCGGAGCACGTCTGGGGCGACGGGAAGCCCGAGGCCGTCCGCCAGCGTGCCGCCAAGGAGATGATGGACACGGCCCGCGCCGCCCAGAAGCTGGGCGTCAAGGTCGTCAACGGCTTCACCGGCTCGTCGATCTGGCACCTGCTCTACTCATTCCCGCCGGTCTCCGACGCCATGATCGAGGCCGGCTACAAGGACCTGGCCGACCGCTGGAACCCCATCCTCGACGTCTTCAAGGAGTGCGGGATCCGGTTCGGCCTGGAGGTCCATCCGACCGAGATCGCGTTCGACCTCTACTCCGCGGAGCTGGCGCTGAAGGCCCTGAACCACCGCCCCGAGTTCGGCTTCAACTTCGACCCCAGCCACCTGCTCTGGCAGATGGTGGATTCGGTCGAGTTCCTCCGCGCCTTCCCCGACCGCATCTACCACTTCCACGTCAAGGACGCCGCGCGGACGCTGAATGGCAAGAGCGGCATCCTGGGCTCCCACCTGAACTTCGGCGACCCCCGCCGGGGCTGGGACTTCCGCTCGCCCGGGCGTGGACAGGTGGACTTCGACGCCATCGCCCGGACGCTCAACGACATCGGCTACGCCGGCCCGCTCTCCGTCGAGTGGGAGGACCCCGGCATGGACCGCGAGTACGGCGCCGCCGAGGCCGCCCGCTTCGTCAAGGAGCGGATGGGCTTCAAGTCCGCCGGCCGCCTCTTCGACTCCGCCTTCGCCGAGGGCCAGGCGAAGAAGTGA
- a CDS encoding tetratricopeptide repeat protein encodes MGGRNPYLTNAGLNRGFAGNRVGGGVYNRGYRGWNGVNGGAINRGWNGGAINRGWNGGAINRGWNGGWNRGWNGGWGRPGWGGAWNRGWNGGWNRGWGYGGWGGGWGYGGLGWGGLGYGGFGWGGLGFGGWGWGGWGYPGWGLGGFGLGLGLGSGLGWGLSSWLWGPSLYNWGYSSYVNPYYVNQPAVVVEQPVVYDYSQPLVPPATQPSQSVTEQESSLFDQARDAFKAGDYTGALSLADQGLKALPNDPSLHEFRALTLFALGRFDDAATAIYAVLSAGPGWDWPTLIGLYPSVDVYTQQLRTLEAAVRTNPTSAAERFLLAYHYLSQEHVDAAVQQLREVVRLEPRDTISGQLLQQLTKQAPGQGAGAAGPPPAAGPVEAVQAVPAGKEGKLEGNWTAQPNAETSITLSLAADGHFTWGVTSQGKHREFQGDRTYGSGILTLAQKGQDAQPPLVGHVVWKDEDHFQFKLMAGPPDDAGLNFSRTP; translated from the coding sequence ATGGGGGGCCGGAATCCCTACCTGACGAATGCCGGGCTGAACCGCGGCTTCGCCGGGAACCGGGTCGGTGGCGGAGTCTACAACCGCGGCTATCGAGGGTGGAACGGAGTCAACGGCGGGGCGATCAATCGCGGCTGGAATGGCGGGGCGATCAATCGCGGCTGGAATGGCGGGGCGATCAATCGCGGCTGGAATGGCGGCTGGAATCGGGGATGGAACGGCGGCTGGGGGCGTCCCGGCTGGGGAGGCGCTTGGAACCGGGGATGGAACGGCGGCTGGAATCGCGGCTGGGGCTACGGCGGTTGGGGCGGAGGCTGGGGCTATGGCGGGCTTGGCTGGGGCGGCCTCGGCTATGGCGGATTCGGCTGGGGCGGGCTCGGCTTCGGTGGTTGGGGATGGGGCGGCTGGGGGTATCCCGGCTGGGGCCTTGGCGGATTCGGCCTGGGTTTGGGGCTGGGGAGCGGCCTCGGTTGGGGGCTCTCGTCCTGGCTCTGGGGGCCTTCCCTCTACAACTGGGGCTATTCCAGCTACGTGAATCCGTACTATGTGAACCAGCCGGCGGTCGTCGTCGAGCAGCCCGTGGTTTACGACTATTCCCAGCCCCTCGTCCCGCCCGCGACTCAGCCGTCGCAGTCGGTGACGGAGCAAGAATCGTCGCTCTTCGATCAGGCCCGCGACGCCTTCAAGGCCGGCGACTATACCGGGGCGCTCTCGCTCGCCGATCAGGGATTGAAGGCCCTGCCCAATGACCCGTCGCTCCACGAGTTCCGTGCGCTGACGCTCTTCGCCCTGGGACGCTTCGACGACGCGGCGACCGCGATCTATGCGGTCCTTTCCGCCGGCCCGGGCTGGGACTGGCCGACGCTCATCGGGCTCTATCCGTCGGTGGACGTCTACACGCAGCAACTCCGCACCCTCGAGGCGGCGGTGCGGACCAATCCGACCTCGGCTGCGGAGCGGTTCCTGCTGGCCTACCACTACCTCTCCCAGGAACATGTCGATGCGGCCGTCCAGCAACTCCGCGAGGTCGTGCGTCTCGAGCCTCGAGACACCATCTCCGGCCAGTTGCTCCAGCAATTGACGAAGCAGGCCCCTGGGCAGGGCGCTGGGGCGGCCGGTCCCCCGCCGGCTGCCGGGCCCGTCGAGGCCGTGCAGGCGGTGCCGGCGGGCAAGGAAGGTAAGCTCGAAGGCAATTGGACTGCGCAGCCGAATGCAGAAACCTCGATCACGCTCAGCCTGGCCGCCGACGGACATTTCACGTGGGGCGTGACCTCGCAGGGCAAGCATCGGGAGTTCCAGGGGGACCGGACGTACGGCAGCGGCATATTGACCCTGGCCCAGAAGGGACAGGACGCGCAGCCTCCGCTGGTCGGGCATGTTGTCTGGAAGGATGAAGACCACTTCCAGTTCAAGCTGATGGCCGGACCGCCGGATGATGCCGGCTTGAACTTCAGCCGCACGCCCTGA
- the galB gene encoding beta-galactosidase GalB, which produces MSLSRSITIVAIAGLAASTFPARGQDVRSRTSFNEGWKFARFGPMPDGATRPEPGAPRKAIRVEASSEEAGRGNTADLALDGDPGTRWCAAGEGTQEWLEIDLGRAGPASSIEIDWEFRDLEYAYAIDEREGGRRADTLARGTSRRDARRIELSRPAHRIRIRISAPPAGKWASIREVRLYDSDRKAIDNESVPAGEAPWVTTFPDDDWRSLSVPHDWGIEGPFRDDLPGDTGKLPWKAIGWYRKHFRIPASDEGRRVFLDFDGAMANSRVWLNDREIGGWPYGYQPFRLELTKHLKYGGENVVAVRLDTVHWGSRWYPGGGLYRNVWLEKTSPVHVGHWGVFATTPGLTDEKGTVNLAVAVDNQGDGPAAISVRSEVHELASDGTPSRVAARSGAVEQSIPAGRSGHVTLSASVGNPRRWDLDHPDRYLARVVVEQAGKIVDVYDQPFGFRTIEFTPRDGVQLNGRRVFLKGTCNHHDLGPLGAALNVSALERQLTILKEMGDNALRTSHNPPAPELLDLADRMGFLVMVEAFDCWKEGKTANDYSRIFDAWHDRDLRAMVRRERNHPSVAFWSIGNEIAEQDGPGVARPLREIVRAEDPTRPVTAGCNQAKAGTNEFRTAVDVFGLNYNLWAYGRIVGFPPNADKPIYTSESSSCVSSRGEYFFPVERGKDSQANFQVSSYDVDAPPWAQPPDEVFEALDRNPAFFGEFVWTGFDYIGEPTPYNSDATNLLNFSDPTKKAEMKAQLEALGRLKVPSASSYFGILDLCGFRKDRFYIYQARWRPELPMAHVLPHWNWPERVGQATPVHVYTSGDEAELFQDGTSLGRKKRGRFEYRLRWDDVTYRPGGLEVVAYREGKEWARDRVSTTGEPAKLRISPERPGVRADGRDLAFFTVAVADGEGRTVPRSHNLVEFAVDGPGEIVAVGNGDATSHEPFQARRRSAYNGLCQVIVKGRPGSAGRITVRATSPGLAGADASVEAR; this is translated from the coding sequence ATGAGCCTCTCGCGTTCCATCACGATCGTCGCGATCGCCGGCCTGGCGGCCTCGACCTTCCCGGCCCGTGGCCAGGACGTCCGCTCGCGGACGTCCTTCAACGAGGGCTGGAAATTCGCCCGTTTCGGGCCCATGCCCGACGGCGCCACCCGGCCCGAGCCGGGCGCGCCGAGGAAGGCGATCCGGGTCGAAGCATCGAGCGAGGAGGCGGGCAGGGGCAACACCGCGGATCTCGCCCTGGATGGCGACCCCGGCACCCGCTGGTGCGCCGCGGGGGAGGGGACGCAGGAGTGGCTGGAGATCGATCTCGGCCGGGCCGGGCCGGCATCCTCGATCGAGATCGACTGGGAGTTCCGGGACCTCGAATACGCCTACGCGATCGACGAGAGGGAAGGCGGCCGGCGCGCGGACACCTTGGCCCGCGGGACCAGTCGCCGCGATGCGAGGCGGATCGAGCTTTCGCGGCCGGCCCATCGGATTCGGATCCGGATCAGTGCCCCGCCGGCCGGCAAGTGGGCCAGCATCCGGGAGGTGCGGCTGTACGACTCGGACCGGAAGGCGATCGACAATGAGTCCGTCCCCGCGGGCGAGGCCCCGTGGGTGACGACCTTCCCGGATGACGACTGGCGATCGCTCTCGGTCCCGCACGACTGGGGCATCGAGGGCCCGTTCCGGGACGACCTGCCCGGCGACACCGGCAAGCTGCCCTGGAAGGCCATCGGCTGGTATCGCAAGCATTTCCGGATCCCGGCGAGCGACGAGGGCCGACGCGTCTTCCTCGATTTCGACGGCGCGATGGCCAATTCGCGGGTCTGGCTGAACGACCGGGAAATCGGCGGCTGGCCGTACGGCTATCAGCCTTTCCGGCTCGAGCTCACGAAGCACCTGAAGTATGGGGGGGAGAATGTCGTGGCCGTGCGGCTGGACACGGTCCACTGGGGCTCGCGGTGGTATCCCGGCGGCGGGCTCTACCGCAACGTCTGGCTCGAGAAGACCTCGCCGGTCCACGTGGGCCACTGGGGCGTCTTCGCGACGACTCCCGGCCTGACCGACGAGAAGGGGACCGTGAACCTCGCCGTGGCCGTGGACAACCAGGGCGACGGGCCTGCCGCAATCTCCGTCCGGTCCGAGGTCCACGAGCTGGCGTCCGACGGCACCCCGTCGCGCGTGGCGGCTCGCTCCGGGGCGGTCGAGCAATCCATCCCCGCAGGCCGATCGGGTCACGTCACGCTGAGCGCCTCGGTGGGGAACCCCCGGCGATGGGACCTGGATCATCCGGACCGCTATCTCGCCCGCGTCGTCGTCGAGCAGGCCGGGAAGATCGTCGACGTTTACGACCAGCCGTTCGGCTTCCGGACGATCGAGTTCACCCCCCGCGACGGCGTGCAACTGAACGGCCGCCGCGTGTTCCTGAAGGGGACGTGCAATCACCACGACCTGGGCCCTCTTGGCGCCGCGCTGAACGTGTCGGCCCTGGAACGCCAGCTCACCATCCTGAAGGAGATGGGGGACAATGCGCTCCGGACCTCGCACAATCCGCCCGCGCCGGAGCTGCTGGACCTGGCCGATCGGATGGGCTTCCTCGTCATGGTCGAGGCCTTCGACTGCTGGAAGGAGGGGAAGACCGCCAACGACTACAGCAGGATCTTCGACGCCTGGCACGACCGCGACCTCCGCGCGATGGTCCGCCGCGAGCGGAACCACCCGAGCGTGGCCTTCTGGAGCATCGGCAACGAGATCGCCGAGCAGGACGGGCCCGGGGTGGCGAGGCCGCTCCGCGAGATCGTGCGGGCCGAGGATCCGACCCGCCCCGTGACGGCGGGCTGCAACCAGGCGAAGGCCGGCACGAACGAGTTCCGGACGGCCGTGGACGTGTTCGGCCTCAATTACAACCTGTGGGCCTACGGGCGGATCGTCGGCTTCCCGCCCAACGCCGACAAGCCGATCTACACGTCCGAGTCTTCGTCGTGCGTCAGCTCGCGGGGGGAGTATTTCTTCCCCGTGGAGCGGGGCAAGGACTCGCAGGCGAACTTCCAGGTCTCCTCCTACGACGTGGACGCCCCTCCCTGGGCGCAGCCGCCGGACGAGGTCTTCGAGGCGCTCGACCGCAACCCGGCCTTCTTTGGCGAGTTCGTCTGGACCGGATTCGACTACATCGGTGAGCCGACGCCCTACAACTCGGACGCGACGAACCTTCTCAACTTCTCCGACCCGACGAAGAAAGCGGAGATGAAGGCGCAGCTGGAGGCCCTGGGCCGCCTCAAGGTCCCCTCCGCGAGCAGCTACTTCGGGATCCTCGACCTCTGCGGCTTCCGGAAGGATCGCTTCTACATCTACCAGGCCCGGTGGCGGCCCGAGCTGCCCATGGCTCACGTCCTGCCGCACTGGAACTGGCCGGAACGCGTCGGGCAGGCCACCCCGGTGCACGTCTACACGTCGGGCGACGAGGCGGAGCTCTTCCAGGACGGCACGTCGCTCGGGCGCAAGAAGCGCGGGCGATTCGAGTACCGGCTGCGATGGGATGACGTGACCTACCGGCCCGGCGGGCTCGAGGTCGTCGCCTATCGCGAAGGAAAGGAGTGGGCGCGCGACCGCGTCTCCACGACGGGCGAGCCGGCGAAGCTCCGCATCAGCCCGGAGAGGCCAGGCGTCCGCGCCGACGGGCGGGACCTGGCGTTCTTCACGGTCGCGGTGGCCGATGGCGAGGGCCGTACGGTCCCGCGGAGCCACAACCTGGTGGAATTCGCGGTCGACGGGCCCGGCGAGATCGTCGCCGTCGGCAACGGCGACGCCACCAGCCACGAGCCGTTCCAGGCGAGGCGGAGATCCGCATACAACGGGCTCTGCCAGGTCATCGTCAAGGGGCGGCCCGGCTCCGCCGGCCGGATCACGGTAAGGGCGACCTCCCCGGGCCTGGCCGGAGCCGACGCGTCGGTCGAGGCCCGCTGA